A genomic segment from Bacillus marinisedimentorum encodes:
- a CDS encoding DNA alkylation repair protein — MNQYEEEMTSRFRMHKNAQQAEKMEKYMKNKFPFLGLKTPERSSLLKEFIAEKGLPEPENLLQVVHSLWNEEEREFQYTALHLLTKQHKQMDRNWIAHLETLITEKSWWDTVDTLASQLCGTYFTRFPEEIDRHVMRWLDSGNIWLQRSAVLFQLKYKDKTDEELLYRVVVRLQNEDEFFIKKAIGWALREYGKTAPDSVRYFVQSRSLAPLSRREAMKHLK, encoded by the coding sequence AAATGGAGAAATATATGAAGAACAAGTTTCCTTTTCTCGGATTAAAAACACCTGAACGATCCTCTCTATTAAAAGAATTCATTGCTGAAAAGGGACTTCCTGAGCCGGAAAACCTTCTGCAAGTGGTTCACAGCCTGTGGAATGAAGAAGAGCGTGAATTTCAATATACCGCTCTTCATCTGCTCACGAAGCAGCACAAACAAATGGACAGAAACTGGATCGCTCATCTGGAAACACTGATTACCGAAAAATCATGGTGGGACACCGTTGATACGCTTGCTTCCCAACTTTGCGGCACCTATTTCACGCGCTTCCCTGAGGAAATAGATCGTCATGTCATGCGCTGGCTTGACAGCGGAAACATATGGCTGCAGCGCTCAGCAGTATTATTCCAGCTTAAGTACAAGGATAAAACGGATGAAGAGCTGTTATACAGGGTGGTCGTCCGGCTGCAGAACGAGGATGAGTTTTTCATCAAGAAAGCTATCGGGTGGGCACTGCGTGAATACGGCAAAACCGCCCCTGATTCCGTCCGGTATTTTGTCCAAAGCCGCAGTCTTGCTCCGTTAAGCCGGCGGGAAGCTATGAAACATTTGAAGTAA
- a CDS encoding isochorismatase family cysteine hydrolase gives MPTSHDNIVNEKDKSRTALLLIDVINAMEFPGGEELYKKALPVSERIRKLKKEAKGHGIPVIYVNDNFGKWQSDLPKILYSFIEENVKGRQIIEHLIPDKDDYIVIKPKHSGFYQTVLSTLLDHLEIHTLIITGFAGDQCVMYTAQDGYMRDYRIHIPSDCTASESEKWNDMALKLMKKNLKADLTPSSELRLADWK, from the coding sequence ATGCCGACGAGCCATGATAATATTGTGAATGAAAAAGATAAATCCAGGACGGCACTTTTGCTTATTGATGTAATCAATGCCATGGAATTTCCAGGGGGAGAGGAATTGTATAAAAAAGCGCTCCCTGTCAGTGAACGAATCAGGAAGTTGAAAAAAGAAGCAAAAGGACATGGGATTCCTGTCATCTATGTAAATGACAACTTTGGTAAATGGCAATCTGACCTTCCGAAAATCCTTTACAGCTTTATTGAGGAAAATGTTAAGGGGAGGCAAATCATTGAACATCTTATCCCTGATAAGGATGATTATATTGTCATCAAACCCAAGCATTCGGGCTTTTACCAGACAGTTTTAAGCACACTTCTTGATCACCTGGAAATACATACATTAATCATTACCGGGTTTGCTGGAGACCAGTGTGTCATGTATACAGCACAGGATGGTTATATGAGGGATTACCGGATTCACATTCCATCCGACTGTACTGCCAGTGAGTCAGAGAAATGGAATGATATGGCTCTCAAATTGATGAAAAAAAATCTGAAGGCTGATTTGACCCCATCATCAGAGCTTCGCCTTGCTGACTGGAAATAA
- a CDS encoding aminotransferase A, with protein sequence MEHLLNPRIKEIEISGIRKFFNMVSEYDDVISFTIGQPDFLTPGHVKTAGIQAISGNKTTYTHNAGLLELRQAAARFVNSRYGLDYNPASEVITTIGASQAIDVTFRTILEEGSEVILPGPVYPGYEPIITLCGGKAVHADTRNTGFKLTAELIEKHLTTETRCIVLPYPSNPTGVTLSESELSDIAALLKDREVFVLSDEIYSELVFAGTHHSIASYPGMREKTIVVNGLSKSHSMTGWRIGFLFAPENLARHMLKIHQYNVSCASQISQQAAIEALVNGADDAVVMKDTYKKRMEYMYGRLTEMGFPAEKPTGAFYIFPSIEPFGEKSFDFAMKLVKEAGVAAVPGDAFSSYGEGYIRMSYAYSMETLEKGLDRIEQFLSR encoded by the coding sequence GTGGAGCACTTACTGAACCCCCGCATAAAAGAAATAGAAATTTCCGGAATCCGTAAGTTTTTCAATATGGTTTCCGAATATGATGATGTCATTTCCTTTACAATCGGCCAGCCTGATTTTCTCACCCCCGGTCATGTGAAAACAGCAGGCATCCAGGCGATTTCCGGGAATAAAACGACGTATACCCATAATGCCGGGCTCCTCGAATTAAGGCAGGCCGCCGCCCGCTTTGTGAACAGCCGCTATGGTCTTGATTATAACCCTGCTTCTGAAGTCATCACAACAATCGGCGCAAGCCAGGCCATTGATGTCACATTCCGTACGATTCTCGAGGAAGGCTCGGAAGTCATCCTCCCGGGTCCGGTTTATCCGGGATACGAACCAATCATCACTCTATGCGGCGGAAAAGCAGTCCATGCAGACACACGTAATACCGGTTTCAAGCTGACAGCCGAGCTCATAGAAAAGCACCTCACCACTGAGACAAGGTGTATCGTCCTTCCTTATCCTTCCAACCCTACAGGTGTGACCCTTTCAGAAAGTGAACTCAGCGACATAGCCGCTCTTTTAAAGGACAGGGAAGTATTTGTGCTTTCAGATGAAATCTACAGCGAACTCGTATTTGCCGGGACGCACCATTCTATTGCTTCTTACCCGGGGATGAGAGAGAAAACGATTGTCGTCAACGGGCTTTCAAAATCCCATTCCATGACGGGCTGGCGTATCGGATTTCTGTTTGCTCCAGAAAATCTTGCGCGCCATATGTTGAAAATCCACCAATACAATGTCTCATGTGCATCACAAATCAGCCAGCAAGCTGCAATCGAGGCGCTTGTCAATGGAGCGGATGATGCGGTTGTCATGAAAGATACATATAAAAAAAGAATGGAATACATGTACGGCAGGCTTACCGAGATGGGCTTCCCTGCCGAAAAACCGACCGGAGCATTTTACATTTTCCCATCGATTGAACCATTCGGGGAAAAGTCGTTTGATTTTGCAATGAAGCTTGTAAAGGAAGCGGGTGTTGCAGCAGTGCCCGGAGATGCTTTCTCTTCTTATGGGGAAGGCTACATCAGAATGTCTTATGCTTATTCAATGGAAACACTTGAAAAAGGGTTGGACCGGATCGAACAGTTCCTGTCCAGATGA
- the nadE gene encoding ammonia-dependent NAD(+) synthetase — MKKDSNFGGIQLDTLQDQIIREMGVKPEINPKEEVRSRIDFLKNYLKFSGQKGYVLGISGGQDSTLAGKLAQLAVNEMKEETGDGDFMFMAVRLPYGVQRDEDDARKALEFIDPDRVVTVNIQPAVDAAYNQFKEATGTTLTDFLKGNTKARERMKVQYDLAGRYNLLVIGTDHAAEAITGFYTKHGDGACDIVPLFGLHKGHGKQMLIELEAEERLYMKVPTADLEDDRPGLPDEEALGITYKLIDDYLEGKDIGEKAKTVLENHYLKTRHKRNGAVSIFDDWWK; from the coding sequence ATGAAAAAGGATTCTAATTTTGGAGGGATACAATTGGATACGTTACAAGACCAGATAATCCGGGAAATGGGAGTGAAACCGGAAATTAATCCGAAAGAGGAAGTCAGAAGCCGAATCGACTTTTTAAAAAACTATTTGAAATTCAGCGGCCAGAAGGGATATGTGTTAGGCATAAGCGGCGGGCAGGACTCGACCCTGGCCGGTAAGCTCGCTCAGCTTGCTGTGAACGAAATGAAGGAAGAAACAGGCGATGGCGACTTTATGTTCATGGCCGTCCGCTTGCCTTATGGTGTCCAGCGCGATGAAGACGATGCCCGGAAAGCGCTTGAGTTCATTGATCCTGACCGTGTTGTCACCGTCAACATCCAGCCTGCAGTCGATGCTGCCTATAATCAATTCAAGGAAGCAACCGGCACAACTTTGACCGATTTCCTGAAAGGGAACACGAAAGCCCGCGAACGGATGAAAGTCCAGTATGATCTGGCCGGACGATACAACTTGCTTGTCATCGGAACAGACCATGCTGCCGAAGCGATTACAGGTTTCTATACCAAGCATGGCGACGGTGCTTGCGACATTGTCCCTTTATTCGGCCTCCACAAAGGGCATGGCAAGCAGATGCTCATCGAGCTTGAGGCAGAAGAACGGCTTTACATGAAAGTGCCGACAGCCGACCTTGAAGACGATCGTCCCGGCCTGCCGGATGAGGAAGCACTCGGAATCACCTATAAGCTGATTGACGATTACCTGGAGGGCAAAGACATCGGCGAAAAAGCAAAAACCGTTCTCGAAAACCACTACCTGAAAACCCGGCATAAACGAAACGGGGCTGTCTCCATTTTTGATGACTGGTGGAAATAA
- a CDS encoding c-type cytochrome: MGKNSHFFYLLAIFVGITVSFIIGISFSMAMDEEESEPQQQTASNEGTSGQNGGEIEYNPPSLDDVPDGPIGEEIKYGHQVINETNTVLDGYVGNNLTCSSCHGDAGLDKTSSFVGVSTQFPQYRPREGVIFTLEDRINGCMTRSMNGEKIPYDSKEMRAMISYLTYISQGIPEGADLEWRMLNTMKDVPEPNVANGEEIYKQSCIACHAADGSGTGPNTGPAVWGPDSFNEGAGMARMTKMAGYVKRNMPKGQEGTLTDQEAADVSAYLLSHERPEKPGKENDWPKGGAPKDVPYYDELKSVQEGLE; this comes from the coding sequence ATGGGTAAAAACAGTCACTTTTTCTACTTACTAGCAATTTTTGTCGGAATTACGGTTTCATTCATCATAGGCATTTCCTTTTCCATGGCCATGGATGAGGAAGAATCAGAACCCCAGCAGCAGACAGCAAGCAATGAGGGGACATCAGGCCAGAATGGCGGGGAAATCGAATACAATCCGCCAAGCCTTGATGATGTGCCCGATGGACCGATCGGTGAAGAAATCAAATATGGCCATCAGGTCATCAATGAAACAAACACAGTCCTTGATGGGTATGTTGGGAATAATTTGACATGCTCAAGCTGCCATGGGGATGCTGGCCTTGATAAGACATCTTCATTCGTCGGTGTTTCCACACAGTTTCCGCAATACCGTCCGCGTGAAGGCGTCATCTTTACACTTGAGGACAGGATTAACGGGTGCATGACCCGCAGTATGAACGGCGAAAAAATCCCATACGACAGCAAGGAAATGAGAGCGATGATTTCATATTTGACTTACATTTCCCAGGGGATTCCGGAAGGTGCAGATCTTGAATGGCGGATGCTGAACACAATGAAAGACGTGCCTGAGCCTAACGTTGCCAATGGAGAAGAGATTTACAAGCAATCTTGTATAGCATGTCATGCTGCGGATGGATCTGGTACCGGGCCGAACACTGGACCCGCCGTCTGGGGGCCGGACTCCTTCAATGAAGGGGCTGGAATGGCCCGTATGACTAAAATGGCCGGGTATGTGAAACGAAACATGCCGAAGGGGCAGGAAGGCACGCTTACCGACCAGGAAGCAGCTGATGTTTCAGCGTATCTTCTTTCCCATGAACGCCCGGAAAAACCAGGCAAAGAAAACGATTGGCCGAAAGGCGGAGCACCTAAAGACGTTCCATATTATGATGAATTGAAAAGTGTGCAAGAAGGATTGGAATAA